In Metopolophium dirhodum isolate CAU chromosome 7, ASM1992520v1, whole genome shotgun sequence, one genomic interval encodes:
- the LOC132949230 gene encoding ciliogenesis-associated TTC17-interacting protein-like — protein MDIYVVRANDLATCMKINTENQILNLKKSSTEEDSLLIDNENVTKLCFDERLSVVNEKKEVLGEFVGQIQKSNSNTNSESLIINLNSTSISKHGKEIGMSVITFTTTNLLSYEEKWSQTYSKESAMECKTVLVSNKNNDGRIQICTNINNGELIDQTKNINLKYIKSLLTEGMNYAFLRNLAIVGFEGTIKNKTAITINGTLCKTIYVCSLKDNYKINKMSVSVIIIKRAIQLGKSFKIPIRETITILTRLGYILNHSWGKTINQKLIINKSMRITKDGFVYNDNMTHLKNNLDQDIRFKLMYLNKYPEMKIKYNTYIKNNRDVYDMIIDYIKAVLIAKPDNVLQFSIDYFEEF, from the exons ATGGATATTTATGTGGTTCGTGCAAATGATTTAGCAACctgtatgaaaataaataccgagaaccaaattttgaatttaaaaaaatcaagtacAGAAGAAGACAGTTTGTTAATTG ataatGAGAATGTAACAAAATTATGCTTTGATGAAAGATTAAGTgtagtaaatgaaaaaaaagaagtatTAGGTGAATTTGTTGGTCAAATACAGAAAAGTAATTCAAATACTAATTCTgaatctttaataataaatttaaactcgACTAGTATTTCCAAGCATGGAAAAGAAATTGGTATGAGTGTAATAACATTCACCACAACAAATTTACTATCTTATGAAGAAAAATGGTCACAAAC GTACTCTAAGGAATCGGCAATGGAATGTAAAACAGTTttagtttcaaataaaaacaatgatggAAGAATACAAATCTGCACGAATATAAACAACGGTGAATTAATTGATCAAaccaaaaacataaatttaaaatacataaaa AGTTTGCTAACCGAGGGTATGAACTACGCTTTCCTCCGAAATCTTGCAATAGTAGGATTTGAGGgtaccattaaaaataaaacagccaTCACCATCAACGGAACATTGTGTAAAACAATATAC gtatgttCATTAAAAgacaattacaaaataaataaaatgtcagTATCAGTCATAATTATAAAGAGGGCTATACAATTAGgaaaatcttttaaaattccAATTAGAGAAACGATTACTATTTTAACCCGTTTGGgttatatattaaatcattCATGGGGTAAAACAATTAATCAGAAATTGATCATCAATAAGTCAATGCGAATCACCAAAGATGGTTTTGTATATAACGACAATATGACACATCTAAAGAATAATTTGGATCAAGATATTCGATTCAAATTaatgtatctaaataaatat cctgaaatgaaaataaagtaCAACACTTACATAAAAAACAACAGAGATGTGTATGACATGATCATTGACTATATAAAAGCTGTATTAATAGCCAAGCCAGATAATGTATTACAGTTTTCAATCGATTACTTTGAAGAGTTCTAA
- the LOC132949351 gene encoding uncharacterized protein LOC132949351 produces MTLLKTFWTPIVVYPDVKTGCKFVAAYTIAISIFLMALLVHMQNGGESTQMYNPFFEANLRELNYYVVYTLIFFAYMVGSSLLLLKGLNNNLRGFLLPWLIGMGFVVIFLLVWSIWLLYGYYIYIHIVCAAVIYWIVAAMQFYCWLCVYTQYRVINEMQSPNIELLIF; encoded by the exons atgactctattaaaaacattttggacACCTATTGTTGTGTATCCGGACGTGAAAACTGGTTGTAAATTTGTAGCAGCATACACAATT gcaaTATCAATTTTCTTGATGGCACTTCTTGTTCATATGCAAAATGGAGGTGAATCGACACAAATGTATAATCCATTTTTTGAAGCTAATTTACGAG aaCTTAACTATTATGTGGTGtacactttaatatttttcgccTATATGGTGGGTTCATCTCTATTGTTGCTGAAAGGCTTGAATAACAATCTCCGAGGATTCCTATTACCATGGTTAATTGGTATgggatttgttgtaatttttttgctGGTTTGGTCTATTTGGCTGCTATATGGATACTATATTtat attcacATAGTATGTGCTGCTGTGATTTATTGGATCGTGGCTGCTATGCAA ttttattgctGGTTGTGTGTTTACACCCAATACAGAGTGATCAACGAAATGCAATCTCCAAATATCGAgcttcttatattttaa